The genomic interval AAAGCATGAGTGGAATCTTTGATCATGTCATGGTCTAAGTACACAGCATGTAGTTTTACTGGTGTTCAGTGTCAAACTAGAATGTCAGGAATGCTTTCTGTCCCAGTACAAATTTCCCACATAAAGTAACCAGAGCACACATAttcttaaatacatttaaagtgtATACATTTTCCATGAATAGATGAAAGAAGTTGAAATTGTGTGGCTTATGAATTTAAACAATATACAACTATCTTGGTGTTATTTTGAGCAATACCTTTATGCTGAGCATGacaaccctaaccctctttTGTAATCTGTCCCAGCAATTCAAACAGAAGTTCTACTCAAACCTGTTTTTAAATCCAGTTAACATGTTGCTGTTAGCTTTTTCCAAAACCTATGTGGGTGTTTTCCTTTATAGGTCTGCTCTTGCATCTTTTATATCTGTGATACCAAAGAATACACACTCTCAGTCATTGCACATGTTTTGAATCTTACCTTCCCACAGCAGCAGGCTCTGAGGGGCCACAGAGGGCCAGATCACAAGACTGTTGGCCTCATAGAGCGGATTGGTCAAACGCTCCAGCTCCTGGGGCCGATTCACCCACGACCAAAGGGACACAGTCTTCTCAGGCAGAGACAGTTTAGCTCTATGAAAAGTGTAAGAGGGTGTTAGATTAACCAACAAGAAAAGTGGTTGTCTAAAATTTAGAACAGGGAGCTTGTAACCTGTACAACTACAGATCTGTGgatgagcaaggaaaaatcaCGTTGGCTAAAATGTTCTCTTTTCCCTCAAAACCcatgtgaaacaaaacaatagcATATGATTGACGTACTGTAAGCTGGCAGACCAAGCTCAGCAAACTTGAGACTTACCTCTCGGCTGCGCTGTTGCCCAGGAAAGTACCAAACTGAGAGGCATAGGCGTGTTCAAAGAGCAGCACCAGGAAGCTCTCGCTGAATTCAAAGGAGCAAGGAAACTGGCGAAGGATCTGCCACACACAGTCCAAGaagagcaggaaaacaggagcCTCTTGGCGAGGCTTGCTGTTGGAGTAGGCAGACTGGGCGCAGCGCTGCTGGAACGGATGACCCGCCTGGGTGGGTGGTTGAGGAGGTGAGAGGGTTTATAAGAAGAAGTGCTTGCAGGACTGATTACTATGCCTTAATTGTTGAATATTGTGAAGTGATAAATGCCTTTGTAACCTAATTTGTGCCCATAGTTTTCCTTGTAGGAGCAACTAAGAATACCAAATTGTATGTTAAAAACAAAGGATGTCTGATTTCCAGCTTTTAAGatgatttattctttaaaattCCCAGCAATTAATTTAATCAAAAAGGTGATAAAGATGCAGGCAGTACTTCAAAGCCCAGAGATGCTCACCTGGAGCCACTCTCGCTCCACCAGGCCCTGGAAGCCTCTGATGGTCCTACAGGCGGGATCAAGGATGATCTGAGCCAACGAGGTCACCTGCAGGGTGGAGTCTGTGCCTTCTGTGCCATGAATGAGCACTGACGCTCCCTCCCTGagaaaaatacataatatatTTTCTCAGAGTGTCACTTGCTACTCTAGCATttcaaagaaaacagacagagaaaacagacaatgCTGTGATTTACAAAAGAATGGTGAAAGTACTGCTCATATTGCTTGGTATTTAATGGTCCAGGATTAGTATAACAAGCAAATCAGACTTAGTTCTCTGACCTGTCAATGCACTGAGCAGCCAGACAAGCAGTGGTGAGGATCTCCTTAACATGAGCCTGCCAGCTGGAAGCCTCCAGCTTGCTTAACCAGCGGTCCATACTGTGCGACTGGTCGCTACAAGCCTCCACCAGCTTAATCAGACTCTCCTGAAGGACATTAGCCCtggaaatgacaaatgtgtCACAATACTAAAAGAAATATCCAACAGTTGGAACTCAATGCCAAGATTAGTactattttatgtcttttatgaTGAATTCCTGATGGCCTACCTTTCAATGGCCTTGTGGATCCTCCTCCACTGGGGGTAGTTAGCCTCAGACTCAAATCCTCCGCCTCGAGCTTTGGCCTGCTGGGCAACATTTATAGAACGTGTGTCAATGATGTAGCCACGTTTGCCTGGCCGAAGCGTGGCGTTAATCAGCTTCTCGTCCTCCTTACACCGTCGCCCGTTGGTTCCGGTCAGAGGCTGTCCCGCTCGCATCATCACCTGAGAGTGGAAGTGATTTGAGGTAGAGCCATCACACATCAAAAATCCTCAGAGAATATTTTACAACAGAAACAGTCAGAATAATATTCCTGTCTTTGTGCTTACCATGCCATTCTTTTTGTGGTAATAGCTGAGTACTGGGAAACGGCCGCTGTGACGGAAAGTAGCTACTTTTCTCAGTGTGTCGTCATCAACATCTTTGGGCACCGCCACTAGAGGGGGGTATGACGGACACACGCTGAAGTCCTTGTTGACTTCACTCAGTCTCCACTCATCAGTCTGTTCAAAAAGGATGGTGGCAGGTTAAAAGAGTGTGTGTTAAGCAAGTACAACAGAGAACTGAGAGAATGTAACTGAAAGCTTTTGTCACACTGCATGAACACACCATAGACTCCAAATCCTTAAAGGCATCCTCTGGAAGGAAAGAATTCCAGCCATCCTCTATGACCTCAAACATGGGCCGGTAGAAGAAAGGATACATCAGGGAGACTGAATCAAGTGTGGACAGAGCCTAGAGAGGCATACAGAGTATGCATTGGTGTAACTCACTCACATGTAACATAACAACCAGTACAGTCTTTGTAGTatcaaaaatgaacatttagCAGTTAACAATAGCTACAAGTAGTCTGTGCTGCCTGTTGCTTTTACCTCAACAGAACTGGAGATGTTGAGACACTCCTCCATACCAGGGATGTCCAGCTGGATAACCCTCAGGTCTTTGCATTTGACAATGATGCTTCCTACAGACCCTACAAATCTGAAAGACAGGTTGAAGATTTGGTTTTAAAAGTTAAGCACAGCAGTGAGGATGTGAATGTCATGGGAGGCTCAGTGTTGGTACTGCTGCCTCAAAAAAAGACAGCCCCTGGTGTGAAACCCTGTGGAGCTGACTGTGGCCTTTCTGTATGGAGTTCCCACGTTCTCTccgtgttttgttttctgttggtgCTCTGATTACCCACACTAAAAATACATGCACGTTCACTGTTAGGACACTCTTTAATTATCAGACTTTAATTATCAAGTGGACTTGCTTTGGAAAACCCcaaaacattgtgtttttacagatCTAATCATTGGAATACAGTTGTGCAAACAGTTGTGTAAATACGATACTAATATGCATTAGAAATCACTagtttgcttgtttgcttgAATTTCGTTTTATAGCCAGTGTTTAATGCTCAATGCTGCATCAACCACACAAAATCAATTCTCAACCTGTGCGAACCAATGCAGTGAAAGCACAGTCAGAGTGAAACTGCGTGTCAGCAATTTCAGATCCCCTTTCCACTGTAAAAATAGGGGTACtatagaaaaaaacagtagCACATCTCATGCATGCAATCATAAATGTAAATACGGCAAAAAAACATCTGTACTTTCACTCAGTGTTTCCTCcctttgcttcttttttcatAATGGCTTTTATTGAGAGGTCACACAATGCAAAAATACACTTAACAATGTCTCCTCTTTTCGTCTCAATGCAGCTAATGAAACTGCAGATTGACTGTGACATTGATATGTAAAAAGATTAAACACTACACTTCACATGCCTCACTACAGTTAATAAGAAGCTCATCACCTCTTTTCTATAGAGTCGATGTTTGAGTGAAGGAGCCACAGTTCTTCCGTGTTGTCCTGTCTGGAGGAGAGAATGAGGTGATGACCAGTCAGACACAGGGTCCCCTCCACAGTGGGCATAAAAGGCCGGTGCAGAACAACCCCATCCACCCTGGGTGTCTTTATCAGCTCTGCAAACTCCATGATCTGAAGAAAGGGTAGCCAAGACACAGGATTTACTAACGCATCTGGACAACGTTACTGATTAGCTGAGGTCACCACCGCTAAAACAGACTAACCTGCgccctgctgtgctgttttaacAGAAGGCTATAGTGCAAGTCGATGTTAATTTATACTGAACCCATAAAATCTGTAACAATCTGTCAGCTAGCCTCAGTTAGCTTGACTCAGGAAATGaagtggctaacgttagctagcaagctaatCTTGGATGAAATGGGAACATTAGCCGAAGAATAAATGTCCGTCATTTTCAAAGTTACGTCAAAATATTACCATAATGAGAACTGTAAATGGACGGTACAAAGATGTACGCTATTCATTGATGCTAAAATGATTTATCGTACAATTACCTGATTATCTCTTcgtttattttgttgttgggCGAGACTGGTACGTTCACAAAAACACGTCGACTGGAAACAACGGACGTGAAGTAAGGCTGAGGACAATTTGCATAGcaaataatactaatactaataatactaataataatactactaacaccaccaccactactactaaAACAATTTTCGCCATATGcttaattagtttaattttaGTAACGTATAGTTAATAACGTTAACAGGCGACTTAATGGGGCAAAACATATGACGTGAAAATATGAGATAtagaatataatatataatatatatatatataataatatagaaTAGATAgggctttattgtcactgtaccAAAACACCATTTAGCAGCTCTCGGGGTGACAGCACagataaaatatgaaatgtccaataaataaataaataaataaataaagcaattAACACAACATAATGAAGTAGGATATACAGTAAGCTCTGCCGCCCTTACCACCCCTCACAGGTCCCCTCTGTGCAGCTGGTGAACCACACGGTGCAGCAGTGGATCAGGAGGCTCTCTATAACTGACCGATAGAAGCTGGTCAGCAGGTGATGAGGGAGGTGAGCTTGCTTTAACTTCCTGAGGAAGTAAAGCCTCTGTTGGGCCTTCCCCACATGATGGGAGACGTGTGTGGTCCAGGTTAGGTCAGCTGAGATGCGCACACCGAGGAATTAGAAGCTCTCTACCTCTTCGCCATGTATAGTTTGATTTTCTGAAGTCCATTATTATTTCCTTGATTTTTGGGAATTATTATTGTGGTTATTGTGACGACAAATATGGATGTTTATCACATTCATCCAGATAGTAAGACATCAAGTCAAAATGGACtcataatcattattatttactattattCTTTTTCAAAATCTTATCCATCTGTCCTTCATCCACTGTATGAAACTTGAAATAATATATTCTTTAGAAAGACACTAGGTGGTGACATTGGAACATTTTTCACAGGTGCATTGTGTTGGAGGCTCAGCTGCATGGACCCATAATTCATTACCACCTTGATTTAATGGCTGGAGGGTACAGTCTACATGATCATGAGAAATAAATGATTGTGCTTGTCAGGTGAAGAAATGTGAGGATGTTGTTATTACATAATATATCAGAGATTGTTAGAGGAGTAAACAGGATTCAAGCCTGGTTGCAGCAGGCTGTTGTTAACTATTAAGACTGAGACTAAGCCTGAGCTGAGCCTAAACTGCACTTTTGTGCTTTATAGACTGAATAGTCAAGGGAAATagaaagacacaaacactcataaACATAGAGATGATAAGTAGAGATAATTGACATTTAAAGATCATAATAGAGCCAGCTCTGTTAATAGCAGCTGGGAATGTATTCTTAAAAAAGAGGTTGCAGTAGGAAAAAGCTGTTGCCTGAGGACTTTGTCTTAGTTCTGAGGATAGGGAGGAGGCCTGCCTGCTGAGATCTTAAAGCACATGAAGGAACACACACCGACCTTGAATGGGAGACTCCCCAAAGAGGTGAAGACTTttggaaagagaagaagaagagcagatGGCTTGGCAGAGGCTATTGTGTGCCTGTTTGGTTTAAACACATCTTTGTCAGGACagtgcgtgcgtgtgcatgtgtgtgatgtattgcaaatcagtgcagtatttgCTACAGTTGCAGCCTGTCTGGGCATCACAATAGATGGTTTGCTCTGGGCCCTTCCAGCCCACATCATAGAGAGGGCTGTATAGTCGCCAGAGCTCAATTGAATGTGAAACCCAGCGTTGCTTTACAAACCAAATGACCTCTCTTCTTCTGAGGAAAATATGCTTTGCTAtggcttttttttctaaagaagatgaggtgataaaaaaaatagcTTTCAAAGCAAATATTCACTTCACAGCCCTATGCAGGAAACGATAGAGCAACATAACttctatgttttatttaacaggGTGCTCAGACAAATGTGTTGGCGCTGGAGGATTATTTTGTTTAGCGTCTGTTATAGAAGGTTCAGTAGTAAAACGTTAACTTTTATGGCAGTGGCTTAAGAGATAAAACTGGAAACACACTTCGTTATGTGTGTCTTGGAggaatttaaagaaaaagtcattaaaCTTGTCAAACACAACcttacattttcctttaaaagaTGCAGATGACTAACTACAACCAGTAAATGTCAAAGTGTGGTCACAGAGTTTCCAAATTTGTCTTGAGGGAGCTCAGTGCGTCACATTATAGATCAGATTTTGACACTTATTGACAAGCGCTGAACATTTTGGTACATCATCATCCAGCAAATTTTAGGGACTGACAGTTTGTACCCACACCTACACCATTACTCACTCAAGCATTTCATTGAACATCCGATAAAGACAATGTCTCATCCGTGATTCATTCTCTGCCTTTAACCCCCTGTTCTGAACGCTCGTTGTTTGTTTGAATTCCTATTTATGTGAtggttgttttgttatttttggcaTGTCCAGTGAATCAGAGCAGTCAGTCACGCCAGATAATGATGACTTAAACGTGGGTGCAGAGTCTAATTCCAAAATTCGTTGTGTAACTTAATAAGAAACTTTTTGATTTGGCTCCATCTGTGGTTGTACTGCATCTGAAAGTTTGGAAAACTATTTTATATCTTATCAATCTGATGAAATGAAAGCTATCCTCTGAAGCTTTTTTGCttgagattttttattttttgtattttttgcatcTCACTATATTGGCTCTTGTACTGGTTCCAACTATACTTTCCAAAACTTTtatctttccctcttttctttttcttcctgtaaATTTACGGTGTTGCTGAGCCAGGTTTGTCTGTCTTATGCACTGTGACGTTCACACCTTGCACTCTGAAGGGAGAAACTGTGAAAAAGTGCAAAAGCTCCTGAAGGATTCATCACT from Lates calcarifer isolate ASB-BC8 linkage group LG7_1, TLL_Latcal_v3, whole genome shotgun sequence carries:
- the mtmr9 gene encoding myotubularin-related protein 9 encodes the protein MEFAELIKTPRVDGVVLHRPFMPTVEGTLCLTGHHLILSSRQDNTEELWLLHSNIDSIEKRFVGSVGSIIVKCKDLRVIQLDIPGMEECLNISSSVEALSTLDSVSLMYPFFYRPMFEVIEDGWNSFLPEDAFKDLESMTDEWRLSEVNKDFSVCPSYPPLVAVPKDVDDDTLRKVATFRHSGRFPVLSYYHKKNGMVMMRAGQPLTGTNGRRCKEDEKLINATLRPGKRGYIIDTRSINVAQQAKARGGGFESEANYPQWRRIHKAIERANVLQESLIKLVEACSDQSHSMDRWLSKLEASSWQAHVKEILTTACLAAQCIDREGASVLIHGTEGTDSTLQVTSLAQIILDPACRTIRGFQGLVEREWLQAGHPFQQRCAQSAYSNSKPRQEAPVFLLFLDCVWQILRQFPCSFEFSESFLVLLFEHAYASQFGTFLGNSAAERAKLSLPEKTVSLWSWVNRPQELERLTNPLYEANSLVIWPSVAPQSLLLWEGVFLRWNRSSKCLDEAYEEMVHIIEYNKELQNKVNSLRRQLAQLETEDPLLQTP